The following proteins are co-located in the Hydrogenobacter hydrogenophilus genome:
- a CDS encoding TlyA family RNA methyltransferase, with amino-acid sequence MPRERLDKKLLELGFASSREKAQALIMSGLVVVDGHIVDKPGFLVKEGQRIEVKETMRYVSRGGYKLEHVLERFKVDVKGLVALDVGSSTGGFTDCLLQKGALKVYAVDVGRAQMDMKLRKDPRVILYEETDARSLTEEHIPQKVDIITVDVSFISLTKILSHVLKFLKDDGIALILVKPQFELTPEKVRKGVVRDPKDKAYAVLKVCKHLNELGFNVGGVIKSKPKGSKGNEEFFVLAGRHLIQIKEIEKAIEDAVREPI; translated from the coding sequence ATGCCCCGCGAGAGGCTGGATAAAAAGCTTCTTGAACTTGGTTTTGCAAGCTCGCGTGAAAAGGCACAAGCTCTTATAATGTCAGGTTTGGTAGTTGTTGATGGCCATATTGTGGATAAACCGGGCTTTTTGGTAAAGGAAGGTCAAAGAATAGAAGTCAAGGAAACTATGAGGTATGTCTCTCGGGGAGGATACAAGCTGGAACACGTACTGGAGCGCTTCAAGGTAGATGTAAAAGGTCTTGTCGCTCTTGATGTAGGTTCATCAACAGGTGGCTTTACTGACTGTCTTTTGCAAAAAGGTGCTTTAAAGGTTTATGCAGTGGATGTGGGAAGAGCTCAGATGGATATGAAGCTTCGCAAAGATCCAAGAGTAATTCTATACGAAGAAACAGATGCAAGAAGCCTTACAGAAGAGCACATACCTCAAAAGGTGGATATCATAACGGTGGATGTGTCTTTCATATCCTTGACCAAGATACTCTCACATGTACTTAAATTTCTTAAGGATGATGGGATAGCACTCATTCTTGTAAAACCGCAATTTGAACTTACACCTGAAAAAGTAAGAAAGGGCGTAGTAAGAGATCCTAAAGACAAGGCATATGCGGTTTTGAAAGTATGTAAGCACTTGAACGAACTTGGCTTTAATGTAGGAGGCGTGATAAAGTCCAAGCCCAAAGGCTCAAAGGGAAACGAAGAGTTTTTTGTTCTTGCAGGTAGGCACTTGATTCAGATAAAGGAAATAGAAAAGGCAATAGAAGATGCTGTCAGAGAGCCTATTTAA
- the rpsM gene encoding 30S ribosomal protein S13 — translation MARIAGVDLPDHKKLEVALTYLYGIGWSRAKEICEKTGIPCTKRLGELSPEELNIIRRFIEQNYKVEGDLRREVQMNIKRLMDMGCYRGLRHAKGLPVRGQQTRTNARTRKGKRKTVGGTKKKIAK, via the coding sequence ATGGCAAGAATAGCTGGTGTTGACCTCCCTGATCATAAAAAGTTAGAAGTGGCATTGACTTACCTTTACGGCATAGGTTGGTCAAGAGCTAAAGAAATATGTGAAAAGACGGGCATTCCGTGCACTAAAAGGCTTGGTGAGTTGTCCCCTGAAGAGTTAAACATCATAAGGAGGTTCATAGAGCAAAACTACAAAGTAGAAGGCGATCTCAGAAGAGAAGTGCAGATGAACATAAAGAGGCTTATGGACATGGGTTGCTACAGAGGACTAAGACACGCTAAAGGTTTACCCGTAAGAGGACAACAGACCAGGACCAATGCAAGAACGAGAAAAGGTAAAAGAAAAACCGTGGGCGGTACTAAAAAGAAAATAGCCAAATAG
- the infA gene encoding translation initiation factor IF-1: protein MGKKKEDHQYKEKGIVLEGTVTEALPNAMFRVKLDTGHEVLAHVSGKMRVHFIRILPGDRVKVELSPYDLTRGRIVYRA, encoded by the coding sequence ATGGGTAAGAAAAAAGAGGATCATCAGTACAAGGAGAAGGGAATAGTACTTGAGGGTACGGTGACAGAAGCTCTGCCTAACGCTATGTTCCGAGTAAAGTTGGATACAGGGCACGAAGTTTTGGCTCATGTCTCTGGGAAGATGCGTGTTCACTTTATAAGGATCCTGCCTGGGGATAGAGTCAAAGTGGAGCTCTCACCTTACGACCTTACCAGAGGCAGGATAGTTTATAGGGCATAA
- the secY gene encoding preprotein translocase subunit SecY, with translation MVEYLKQLFSLEDFRNRLIYTLFMFAIYRLGSHIPLPGIDTTALEDFFKSFQGTIFYLYDIFSGGNLGRMTLFALGVMPYISASIMMQLLTVAIPELQRLAKEEGDYGRYKINQYTRYLTVFVAFVQSLGISVWLQNQVSPRGFPVVPEGGILFTLTTIIALVSSTMFLVWVGDRITEKGIGNGMSLLIFAGIVANFPNASIRVFEMLKNGDLSPFAFVGAIIFVIAVIVGIVFMQEAERRIPIQYPRRQVGRQELAGGSTYLPIKINPAGVIPIIFAQSLLIIPSTVLGFVNHPIARLLHDAFNPTTPLYNFLYVLFIIFFTYFYTAVLINPVDVADNLKKAGAFVPGVRPGQDTQKLLENIINRLAFVGAIFLSVVAIIPIFISLWLKVPFYFGGTTALIVVGVALDTLNKIETQMIQKKYAGYMRRRRP, from the coding sequence GTGGTAGAGTACTTAAAGCAACTCTTCTCCCTTGAAGACTTTAGAAACAGACTTATTTACACGCTTTTTATGTTTGCCATATACAGACTAGGTAGCCACATACCTCTGCCGGGCATAGATACTACCGCTCTGGAGGACTTCTTCAAGAGTTTTCAAGGTACAATTTTTTACCTTTATGACATATTTTCCGGTGGAAACCTTGGGCGTATGACCCTTTTTGCTCTTGGAGTCATGCCTTACATTTCTGCGTCTATCATGATGCAACTTCTTACGGTCGCCATACCAGAACTTCAAAGACTCGCCAAAGAAGAAGGTGATTACGGAAGGTACAAGATAAACCAGTACACGAGATACTTAACAGTATTCGTTGCCTTTGTACAGTCTTTGGGTATATCTGTGTGGCTACAGAATCAGGTATCACCCCGCGGATTTCCTGTGGTCCCAGAAGGTGGGATACTTTTCACTCTTACCACAATAATAGCGCTTGTGTCCTCCACCATGTTTTTAGTTTGGGTAGGAGACAGAATAACAGAAAAGGGTATAGGAAACGGCATGTCTCTGCTCATATTTGCCGGTATAGTTGCTAACTTTCCCAACGCTTCTATACGAGTTTTTGAAATGCTCAAAAACGGTGATCTCTCACCCTTTGCGTTCGTTGGTGCAATAATCTTCGTCATAGCGGTCATAGTGGGTATAGTGTTTATGCAAGAGGCAGAAAGAAGAATTCCCATACAGTATCCCAGAAGACAGGTAGGGAGGCAGGAATTAGCGGGAGGTTCCACTTACCTTCCCATAAAGATAAACCCTGCTGGCGTAATACCCATTATTTTTGCCCAATCCTTGCTCATAATACCTTCTACTGTATTAGGGTTTGTGAACCATCCCATAGCACGTCTTTTGCACGATGCCTTTAATCCAACAACACCCCTTTATAACTTTCTTTATGTGCTTTTCATAATCTTCTTCACTTACTTTTACACCGCTGTGCTCATAAATCCAGTAGATGTTGCGGATAACCTCAAAAAGGCAGGTGCCTTTGTGCCAGGAGTTAGACCAGGCCAAGATACCCAAAAACTCTTGGAAAACATCATAAACAGGCTTGCCTTTGTAGGTGCCATATTCCTAAGTGTGGTAGCTATAATACCCATATTTATCAGCCTTTGGTTAAAAGTGCCCTTTTACTTCGGAGGTACAACAGCTCTAATAGTTGTAGGTGTAGCTCTTGACACCCTCAATAAGATAGAAACGCAGATGATACAGAAAAAATACGCAGGATACATGAGAAGGAGAAGACCATGA
- the rpsK gene encoding 30S ribosomal protein S11 produces the protein MAKKKGQAKKQKRTVTQGIVNILSTFNNTIVNITDPQGNTLVWESGGTVGFKGTRKSTPYAAQLAAQKAAKRAMQEYGLQEVEVRIKGAGAGRESALRAIYASGLKIKLIRDVTPIPHNGCRPPSKRRV, from the coding sequence ATGGCTAAAAAGAAAGGACAGGCTAAAAAACAGAAAAGGACCGTGACGCAGGGTATAGTAAACATACTTAGCACTTTCAACAACACCATAGTAAACATAACAGATCCACAGGGAAACACCTTAGTTTGGGAAAGCGGTGGTACTGTAGGTTTTAAAGGAACAAGAAAGAGTACTCCTTACGCTGCACAGCTTGCAGCGCAAAAAGCTGCCAAAAGAGCTATGCAGGAGTATGGTCTTCAGGAAGTAGAAGTGAGAATAAAAGGTGCAGGAGCAGGAAGAGAATCCGCTCTAAGAGCCATATACGCTTCTGGACTCAAGATAAAGCTCATAAGGGATGTTACCCCAATACCTCACAACGGGTGTAGGCCACCTTCTAAGAGGAGGGTGTGA
- the map gene encoding type I methionyl aminopeptidase: MNVELYSFKEIEKIRKACLVVAEVLERVAEQIKPGISTYDIDMIAREESKKRGARPAFLNYKPPFSRTPYPAAICVSINSAVVHGLPKKDQIIKEGDLVSLDFGAIIDGYAGDSAITVAVGKVGQKEEMLLKATKEALEEAVKMCVPGRWVSDITRAIHGTAQRYGVYPVRGLGGHGIGRRVHEEPFIPNNLKDMDKRDTKLKQGMVVAIEPMFALGTEDTVLDGDGWTVHTADRSPSAHFEYTVAITKDGPVVLTEFSNG, translated from the coding sequence ATGAATGTTGAACTTTACTCTTTTAAGGAGATAGAGAAGATTAGGAAGGCTTGTCTTGTGGTAGCAGAGGTGTTAGAAAGAGTTGCAGAACAGATAAAGCCGGGCATTTCTACTTATGACATAGATATGATAGCAAGAGAGGAAAGCAAAAAGAGAGGTGCTCGTCCAGCGTTTCTGAACTACAAACCTCCCTTTAGTAGGACTCCTTATCCTGCAGCCATATGCGTATCTATAAACTCCGCGGTGGTTCACGGGCTTCCCAAAAAGGATCAGATCATAAAGGAAGGGGACTTGGTAAGTTTGGATTTTGGTGCTATAATAGATGGATACGCAGGAGATTCTGCTATAACTGTAGCTGTTGGTAAGGTAGGACAGAAGGAGGAGATGCTTTTGAAGGCTACAAAGGAAGCTTTGGAAGAGGCTGTAAAGATGTGTGTGCCGGGAAGATGGGTAAGCGATATAACGCGCGCAATACATGGCACAGCTCAAAGGTACGGTGTGTATCCTGTCAGAGGTCTTGGTGGGCATGGCATTGGCAGAAGGGTGCACGAAGAACCCTTCATACCCAATAACTTAAAGGATATGGATAAAAGAGATACTAAGTTAAAGCAGGGAATGGTGGTAGCCATTGAACCCATGTTTGCTCTCGGGACAGAGGATACGGTTCTTGACGGGGATGGGTGGACTGTTCATACAGCAGACAGGAGCCCATCTGCTCACTTTGAGTACACCGTGGCTATAACTAAAGACGGACCTGTGGTACTTACGGAGTTTAGCAATGGGTAA
- the rpmJ gene encoding 50S ribosomal protein L36: MKVKPSVKPMCAKCKVIRRKGRVMVICENPKHKQRQGS; this comes from the coding sequence ATGAAGGTAAAACCATCTGTGAAACCCATGTGTGCCAAATGTAAGGTCATAAGAAGGAAAGGAAGAGTTATGGTTATATGTGAGAATCCAAAGCACAAGCAAAGGCAAGGTTCTTAA
- the lepB gene encoding signal peptidase I — MQKGKSWLTELIAVIVIVLLLRAFVVQAYNIPSGSMKPTLLVGDFILVNKLVYSISEPKRGDIIVFRWPVNPNIDFIKRIIGMPGDVIEVKDYQVFINGKPLPLKLIGEQYEDGNRKLIYEELLPNGVKHKIALYADPVIPRRDVPPTKIPPGNYFVMGDNRDNSEDSRYWGFVPKENIVGKAFVIYFSGDIPPLESTDVNIFTGFKQLFLALLHPRLDRIGKPLIDQ, encoded by the coding sequence ATGCAGAAAGGTAAAAGCTGGCTTACAGAACTCATAGCCGTAATAGTAATAGTGCTCTTACTTAGAGCCTTTGTAGTTCAGGCTTATAACATTCCTTCTGGCTCTATGAAGCCTACCCTTCTGGTTGGTGATTTCATACTTGTAAATAAGCTAGTTTATAGTATTTCAGAACCCAAAAGAGGAGATATTATAGTTTTTAGGTGGCCTGTGAATCCGAACATAGACTTTATAAAGAGGATAATAGGTATGCCTGGGGATGTGATAGAAGTTAAAGATTATCAAGTTTTTATAAACGGAAAACCACTTCCTTTAAAACTCATAGGTGAGCAGTATGAAGATGGTAATAGAAAGCTCATCTACGAAGAGCTTCTTCCCAACGGCGTAAAACATAAAATAGCTCTGTATGCAGATCCTGTAATACCTCGCAGAGATGTACCTCCTACTAAAATACCTCCAGGAAATTACTTTGTGATGGGAGATAACCGTGATAACAGTGAGGATAGTAGGTACTGGGGCTTTGTACCAAAGGAAAACATAGTAGGTAAAGCTTTTGTCATATACTTTTCAGGAGACATACCACCTCTTGAAAGCACAGATGTAAATATCTTTACAGGATTTAAACAACTATTTTTGGCTCTCTTACACCCACGCCTAGACCGTATAGGCAAACCTCTTATAGATCAATAG
- the metG gene encoding methionine--tRNA ligase subunit beta, giving the protein MELIGIEDFLKLDIRLAKVLSAERVEGSEKLLKLRVSLGEEERTLVAGIAKHYTPEELIGKSILILANLKPRKIMGIESQGMVLALSDGEKLSLIVPDREVKEGAKAS; this is encoded by the coding sequence ATGGAACTCATAGGCATAGAGGATTTTCTTAAATTGGACATAAGGTTGGCTAAAGTGTTATCCGCAGAAAGGGTAGAAGGCTCCGAGAAACTCCTAAAGCTCAGAGTCTCTCTTGGAGAGGAGGAGCGCACACTGGTAGCAGGTATTGCTAAGCACTACACACCTGAGGAACTAATAGGCAAAAGCATACTCATCTTAGCTAACCTAAAGCCCAGAAAGATCATGGGTATAGAATCTCAAGGTATGGTGCTTGCGCTCTCTGACGGTGAAAAACTGTCTCTCATAGTGCCAGATAGAGAAGTCAAAGAAGGTGCAAAGGCAAGTTAA
- the rpsF gene encoding 30S ribosomal protein S6, translating into MAKRYYETTRHYESVFVLKPTLTEEEVQRKLQEIKDTIQKKGGEILHEEDWGIKKLAYPIKNFHHGRYFVLRIKSSNPQLPNELDFYYKISDDIIRWLNFHIKEKKDAQ; encoded by the coding sequence ATGGCAAAAAGGTATTATGAGACTACAAGACATTATGAGAGTGTGTTTGTCCTTAAACCTACACTAACTGAAGAGGAGGTCCAAAGGAAGCTTCAGGAGATCAAAGATACCATCCAAAAGAAAGGAGGAGAGATTCTTCATGAGGAAGATTGGGGGATAAAAAAGCTCGCATACCCTATAAAAAACTTTCATCATGGCAGGTACTTTGTTTTGCGCATAAAGTCCTCAAACCCACAACTACCTAATGAGCTTGACTTCTACTACAAGATAAGTGATGATATTATAAGGTGGCTAAACTTCCACATTAAGGAGAAAAAAGATGCTCAATAA
- a CDS encoding YggT family protein translates to MIKGILSLLLNLLILVIVFHALASWFPSLRNSKLYAFADRIVSPMLEPIRSVIKPINGLDFSPMILIFLIYLIKYLLKL, encoded by the coding sequence GTGATAAAGGGTATCTTATCTCTGCTTTTGAACCTTCTCATACTGGTAATAGTTTTCCACGCTTTGGCTTCTTGGTTTCCTTCCCTTAGAAACAGCAAACTTTATGCATTTGCAGACCGTATAGTTTCTCCCATGCTTGAACCTATAAGGTCTGTGATCAAGCCTATCAACGGCCTTGATTTTTCTCCTATGATACTTATCTTTTTAATATACCTTATCAAGTACCTTCTGAAACTCTAA
- the rplQ gene encoding 50S ribosomal protein L17 produces the protein MRHKVKKKRFDRTKEQRVALYRSLLLALIKEERIETSLQKAKAVRPLAEKLITLAKKGDLSSRRRALAILPNRTAIKKLFEDIAVRYEGRNGGYTRIIKLPFRRTGDSCELAILEFVE, from the coding sequence ATGAGGCACAAGGTTAAGAAAAAACGCTTTGACAGGACTAAAGAACAAAGGGTGGCTCTATACAGATCACTTCTGCTTGCTCTTATAAAGGAAGAGAGGATAGAAACATCTCTGCAAAAGGCAAAGGCGGTAAGGCCCTTAGCAGAAAAGCTCATAACCTTAGCAAAAAAAGGTGACCTCTCATCAAGAAGGAGAGCCTTAGCCATACTACCCAACAGAACCGCTATAAAGAAGCTCTTTGAAGACATAGCGGTCAGGTACGAAGGAAGGAACGGCGGATACACAAGGATCATAAAGCTTCCCTTTAGGCGTACAGGAGACAGTTGTGAGCTCGCTATACTTGAGTTTGTAGAGTGA
- a CDS encoding adenylate kinase produces MIVVFLGPPGAGKGTQAKLISQELKLKHVSTGDMLRSAVEKQTPLGLKAKEYMDRGELVPDELVIAMVEEEVSQEENVILDGFPRTLQQAKALENMLSRYHRSVDKVFLFEIGDDYIVERLSGRRTCPKCGAVYHMKFNPPKEDEICDICGTKLIQREDDKEEVVRKRLEVYRKQTAELIDFYEKENKLIRLDARKSIEELHEEIKKALKDEC; encoded by the coding sequence ATGATAGTGGTATTTTTGGGTCCTCCCGGTGCGGGAAAAGGAACACAAGCTAAGCTTATATCTCAGGAACTAAAGCTTAAACACGTATCCACAGGAGACATGCTAAGATCCGCAGTAGAAAAACAAACACCTTTGGGACTGAAAGCTAAGGAGTATATGGACAGGGGGGAGTTAGTCCCTGATGAGCTGGTAATAGCTATGGTAGAAGAAGAAGTATCGCAAGAAGAAAACGTAATACTTGACGGATTTCCAAGAACTCTCCAGCAAGCTAAGGCTTTGGAAAACATGCTCAGCAGATACCACAGAAGTGTAGATAAAGTATTCCTCTTTGAGATAGGAGATGACTATATAGTGGAGAGGCTGTCCGGAAGAAGGACATGCCCCAAGTGTGGTGCGGTATACCACATGAAGTTTAACCCACCTAAAGAAGACGAAATTTGTGATATATGCGGTACAAAGCTCATTCAAAGGGAAGATGATAAAGAAGAAGTAGTAAGAAAGAGGCTTGAGGTTTACAGAAAACAGACCGCAGAACTTATTGACTTTTATGAAAAAGAGAATAAATTAATTAGGCTGGACGCTCGGAAGAGTATAGAAGAGCTACATGAAGAGATCAAAAAGGCACTAAAGGATGAATGTTGA
- a CDS encoding DUF4382 domain-containing protein, with the protein MKSVWAGALVLGSLLVSCGGGGGGGVSSTSSIPVYFTDDMSVYPSILVKVYEVNLCSDNSCQQKVNLFTSQQGLQTNLAKLNGVLQYITTANIPQGTYNRLEVVMDKNLTITDSNNVAHQAVFTPMNEKPNKPNTVQCDTQRCYIRFNGIVQPFSMGKLVIDFVLKEFEVNTNTNPWQVYEVKMKPLTPQETAGKTIEIHLMVQSTSTQNNNFTGTWMGKTYTVNLTQTTACEINDVSYPASQCLNYIQPNMCVEVKVQEDPATATSLTAVKIETEDPNECIK; encoded by the coding sequence ATGAAGAGTGTTTGGGCAGGTGCTTTAGTGCTTGGTTCTCTTCTGGTATCCTGCGGTGGTGGAGGTGGTGGTGGAGTTTCTTCTACTTCTTCTATACCTGTATACTTTACTGACGATATGAGCGTATATCCTTCTATATTGGTCAAAGTTTACGAGGTAAACCTGTGCTCTGACAACAGTTGTCAGCAAAAGGTGAATCTCTTTACAAGCCAGCAAGGACTACAAACAAACCTTGCAAAACTAAACGGTGTTCTTCAGTACATTACAACTGCTAACATCCCGCAAGGCACTTACAACAGGCTTGAGGTGGTTATGGACAAGAATCTTACCATAACAGATTCCAACAACGTAGCACACCAGGCCGTATTTACACCAATGAACGAAAAACCCAACAAGCCTAACACGGTGCAGTGCGATACTCAGAGGTGCTACATTAGGTTCAATGGCATTGTACAACCCTTTTCTATGGGCAAACTCGTTATTGACTTTGTATTAAAAGAGTTTGAAGTGAACACAAACACAAATCCTTGGCAGGTGTACGAAGTAAAAATGAAGCCACTAACCCCTCAAGAAACAGCAGGCAAGACAATTGAAATACACCTGATGGTGCAAAGTACAAGTACACAAAATAACAACTTTACAGGTACATGGATGGGCAAAACCTATACAGTTAACTTAACTCAAACTACCGCATGCGAGATAAACGATGTGTCTTACCCTGCAAGCCAGTGCTTAAATTACATACAACCTAATATGTGTGTAGAAGTAAAAGTTCAGGAAGATCCTGCAACAGCTACAAGCCTGACCGCTGTTAAAATAGAAACTGAAGATCCTAACGAGTGTATCAAATAA
- the ssb gene encoding single-stranded DNA-binding protein: MLNKVLIIGRLTKDPVVRYLPSGSQTAEFSIAYNRRYKVGEDWKEESHFFDVKAYGKLAENLGTKISKGYTVVIEGRLTQDRWTDKEGKVQSKVRIVAEAVRIINKPKLDETPEEEVIPEERNVDEKLWNSEDDEIPF, translated from the coding sequence ATGCTCAATAAGGTGCTCATCATAGGAAGGCTCACCAAAGATCCTGTAGTTAGATATTTGCCTTCCGGGAGCCAGACAGCTGAGTTTTCTATAGCTTACAACAGGCGCTATAAAGTAGGCGAAGATTGGAAAGAGGAAAGCCACTTTTTTGATGTCAAAGCTTACGGTAAGCTCGCTGAAAATTTAGGCACAAAGATATCCAAGGGCTACACAGTAGTCATAGAAGGAAGGCTCACCCAAGACAGATGGACTGACAAGGAAGGAAAGGTGCAAAGTAAAGTGAGAATAGTAGCTGAGGCTGTAAGGATAATAAACAAACCCAAGCTTGACGAAACACCCGAAGAAGAGGTCATACCAGAAGAACGAAATGTGGACGAAAAGCTCTGGAACTCAGAGGATGACGAAATACCTTTTTAA
- a CDS encoding DNA-directed RNA polymerase subunit alpha has product MQREFLFPSKVYWEERDRTYGRFVVEPLERGFGITLGNSLRRTLLSSIQGTAITAVKIYGIYHEFSAIEGVQEDVLEVIANLKKVRFNLREGDVETLYLKKSGEGVITARDIALPPHVEVVNPDQKIATITDPNKELHMEIKIERGFGYMPTEEMEVIGEIGWILVDADFSPVRQVSFKVEKTRVEKRSDYDKLIMEVYTDGTKTPEEVVKEAISILVRYFSSLEHISYELPVAEEPVVIDEFLEKLSLPVEELDVSQRALNSIKRMGINTIGDLVKLSEEDLKGTKNIGRKAINEIKEALKQMGLYLGMDIESRR; this is encoded by the coding sequence ATGCAAAGAGAATTTCTCTTTCCTTCTAAGGTTTATTGGGAAGAGAGGGATAGGACTTATGGAAGATTTGTAGTAGAACCTTTGGAGCGTGGTTTTGGCATTACCTTAGGTAATTCTCTCAGAAGAACCCTTCTCTCTTCCATTCAGGGCACTGCTATAACAGCGGTAAAGATATACGGCATATATCACGAGTTTTCTGCAATAGAAGGCGTTCAAGAAGATGTGCTTGAGGTTATAGCTAACCTTAAGAAAGTTAGGTTTAACCTAAGGGAAGGTGATGTGGAAACCCTATACCTGAAAAAGAGCGGTGAGGGAGTAATAACCGCAAGGGATATAGCACTCCCACCTCACGTGGAAGTAGTAAACCCTGATCAGAAGATAGCAACCATAACTGACCCCAACAAAGAACTTCACATGGAGATAAAGATAGAAAGAGGCTTTGGATACATGCCCACCGAAGAGATGGAAGTTATAGGGGAGATAGGCTGGATACTTGTGGATGCAGACTTTTCCCCCGTTCGTCAGGTTAGCTTTAAAGTTGAAAAGACAAGAGTGGAAAAGAGAAGTGATTACGACAAGCTTATAATGGAAGTTTATACAGACGGAACAAAAACACCAGAAGAGGTGGTAAAAGAAGCCATATCCATACTTGTAAGGTACTTTTCAAGTTTAGAACACATATCCTACGAATTACCCGTAGCGGAAGAACCCGTAGTAATAGATGAGTTTTTGGAAAAGCTCAGCCTCCCGGTAGAAGAGCTTGATGTGTCCCAAAGAGCGCTCAACTCCATAAAGAGGATGGGCATAAACACCATAGGTGATTTGGTCAAGCTCTCCGAAGAGGACCTCAAAGGCACAAAGAACATAGGAAGAAAAGCTATAAACGAAATAAAGGAAGCCCTAAAGCAAATGGGATTATACTTAGGCATGGACATAGAGAGCAGGAGGTAA
- the rplO gene encoding 50S ribosomal protein L15, protein MKLHELAPNEGAVKEKKRVGRGIGSGHGKTCGRGHKGQKSRSGDRNLPSWFEGGQTPLHKRIPKRGFNSPNRVVYSVVNVKTLERYFSEGEEITPEKLYDRGFVRKGMPVKILGDGEITKKFTVKAHAFSSSAKEKIEKAGGTCEVIEW, encoded by the coding sequence ATGAAACTTCACGAGCTTGCACCTAACGAAGGAGCGGTAAAGGAGAAAAAGAGAGTGGGTAGGGGTATAGGCTCTGGGCATGGCAAGACTTGTGGTAGAGGACACAAGGGGCAAAAAAGCAGGTCAGGGGACAGAAACCTACCCTCTTGGTTTGAAGGAGGACAGACGCCTCTTCACAAAAGAATACCCAAAAGAGGATTTAATAGTCCTAACAGAGTGGTTTATTCCGTTGTCAATGTAAAAACCCTTGAAAGGTACTTCTCAGAAGGTGAAGAGATCACACCCGAAAAACTCTACGATAGGGGATTTGTCAGAAAAGGGATGCCCGTCAAAATATTGGGTGATGGAGAAATTACTAAAAAGTTTACAGTAAAGGCTCATGCCTTTTCTTCAAGTGCAAAAGAGAAGATAGAAAAAGCAGGTGGTACTTGTGAGGTTATAGAGTGGTAG
- the rpsD gene encoding 30S ribosomal protein S4 — protein sequence MSRYIGPWSKIDRRFGVVVSGKKSAGRILSRRNFPPGQHGRVKGRKRKLTEFGLRLMEKQKLKFLYGGIREKQFKRYFEEASKAKGNTGQVLIQLLERRLDNVVYRLGMASTRRQARQMVSHGHILVNGKKVDIPSYRVNVGDIIELKPTSRDVPQFRENIENIDPRSVPPWLELDKENFRGKVIDLPKDVQLEVPVNLQYIIEFYSRV from the coding sequence ATGAGCAGGTACATAGGACCATGGTCTAAGATAGACAGAAGGTTTGGTGTTGTAGTTTCGGGCAAAAAAAGCGCAGGTAGGATCCTCTCAAGGAGAAACTTCCCACCTGGACAGCACGGTAGGGTTAAAGGAAGAAAAAGAAAGCTCACAGAGTTTGGGCTTCGCCTTATGGAAAAACAAAAGCTCAAGTTCCTTTACGGCGGTATAAGAGAAAAGCAGTTTAAGAGATACTTTGAAGAAGCTTCAAAGGCAAAGGGCAATACAGGACAAGTACTGATTCAGCTTCTTGAAAGAAGGCTTGATAATGTGGTGTACAGGCTGGGTATGGCTTCAACAAGAAGACAAGCAAGGCAGATGGTATCACACGGCCACATACTGGTAAACGGAAAAAAGGTAGACATACCATCTTACCGTGTAAATGTAGGAGACATTATAGAGTTAAAACCTACCTCAAGAGACGTACCTCAGTTTAGGGAAAACATAGAAAATATAGACCCAAGAAGTGTGCCACCTTGGTTAGAACTGGATAAAGAGAATTTCAGAGGAAAGGTAATTGACCTTCCTAAGGATGTCCAGCTTGAGGTTCCTGTTAACTTGCAGTACATTATTGAGTTCTATTCAAGAGTTTAA